The following proteins are co-located in the Manihot esculenta cultivar AM560-2 chromosome 7, M.esculenta_v8, whole genome shotgun sequence genome:
- the LOC110618951 gene encoding uncharacterized protein LOC110618951 isoform X2: MVLDIFISIFSEFIKEPIMEFVVVPIKRHISYPFTYKSKVEKLHHESEKLKNRTVKLQQAVEEATRKGEEIYESVNKWLNDAGKAIEEAEECIKGKEPAKKRCFVGLCPDLKTRYQLSKKAEKKALAIHELANEGDLDSISFRPTLQQIVAPSVYAREGLNSRELFLEKVMDALLDPDLNMIGVYGLGGVGKTTLAKQVHRKALEGKLFGVVAMVAVGQTPELRRIQSEIADILGLEFKSEEIPGRANRLYERLKKELEKEKTELEKEKKVLIILDDVWKKLDLNAVGIPFGDGFKGCKILLTSRRQDVLSREMGTQQEFKLDVLQDEEARSLFEITVAGAKDSELPPIAAEIAKKCAGLPLLLLTVATDLRNRELYAWNDKLNQLSEFDNEEIYSKVHAILESSYNNLCSNEVKSFFFLCGLIGQSNIEIQSLLKYVMGLSLFKNISTVQGARNKVYSLIDTLKAQSLLLDGDMYGFVKIHDVVRDTALNIASREQHAFIVTSGMELVKFPNKGCTRISLPYCDIENLPEGWECPKAEALFLFTEVFCLGIPHQFFKGIRNLEVVDFTGIHFVSLPLSLAFLSNLHTLCLHRCQLDDLAIIGDLKQLRVLSFANSYVVELPRQIEQLARLKVLDVSNCSKLKMIPANALSKLSELEELYMSNSFVEWEADGNNASLAELEKLSQLTTSEMQILDDKILPKHLFSNGRLQSFRILIGDNWDWDDNYKTSRTLKLKLKTSIHSGYGIKVLLRETEDLCLDEVREAENLLYDIDGDGFPKLKHLRVQNNHAIQHIINSTKWAVCDAFPILESLILKNLIKLEKIYHGRLAAGSFNKLEILQVRNCQKLTYLFSLSAAKCLLQLQEMKVKDCPRMEAIVIDESENSNEVLEFNCLRSLNLRNLPNFRTFRSKIKAPPKIEEYLSEQGNNAHLSLFNRMVSFPNLDDLRLHSVSCEKIWHDQLSATSSKLERLSVNDCNELKHLFTTSIVKRLLQLKTLQIYVCSSMEEIILIEEFIEEEDERMNQILFPKLDELTLQNLPNLIRFCTRYQIEFQSLRDLDIRGCYTLMCLVPSVPHTGMIEKQDDREMNQNQNQSDNAEIQSLFNGMVSFPNLERLSLFGINELKRIWHSPLAANSFFKLKSLNVSNCQKLMAVFPSNVLERFRKMEELHVSNCASLQEIYQFEGFNVDEVFELRRLYIDELRSLKHVWRKDPQGVFSFQNLKSVRVSDCNVLNYLFSASITEGLLQLEELTIIRCGVEEIIAKAEDVEQAPYYCFKFPQLISLELTDLSKLRSWYPGIHISELQKLTCLNVRGCHKLIKFSFQEIDEKGRRPLLFLKKMSPNLEELTLEHKDLIAIQQVQFFSKLKMLTLTNLHNKSRPLIIGFLERLYSVETILVEEYNALEELFSYEGLAAEEEEHARTLARVKNLKLDRVYNLKHIWDPDSVLKPLLQYLETLSVFNCVSLINVAPSSSSFQNLATLEVRYCAGLANLITASTAKSMVQLTKMTVRDCGMMTEIVTSDGDDHTEDEIINFDKLKCLVLDGLPGLISFCSGNNAFNFPALENVTVNRCSRMKIFASGLLNTPKLRGILLEYQQRWEGNLNATLAEMAFCQYFKASEFPELWHDGMQGRLLRNVKMLEVDKCAMYNKAIPSNVLVFLNKLEELEVKDCDSAEIVFDLEGLSADDGLLPRLRKLELTSLPMLRHLWNKDPRGILEFKNLKWLHVGNCSSLKYIFTWSMASGLLQLEEIEIYNCKMIEGIIENEEAADKIILLPSLKSVVLKYLPRFSKLCSGWSNVECPLLEEMSIHECPSLKNIFATQTLVNTIDEFHTPFLNKMFPNLEKFSLDKKSTITILGFQFPTCFFSKVKVLKLSFFLNKYHVPLFSLLPIFPNLQRLEVLDSSLDELLPFEELGGDQEDITTIPRIRDLKLKNLPDLKHIWNPDGQLHDPLIQSLETFEIESCGNLIVLAPSSVSLRNLKTLKVYRCNTLANIFTSAAAKSMVLLETLIVRSCNMLTKIIGGVQEDGSTDEIVFSKMKTLELEDLQNLKCFCLGSYSFKFPSLEQVDVFRCPKLRTFTVRQLSAPKIHGVFTGNRFKRTFHWEGDLNATIEQIYMKYIGFKGIYDIQLSNFPMLKEKWHGQFPFENLEYLRKLMVDQCAFFSIAISSNLLKRLSWLNKLAVERCDSMEELFELEWLNADEGDVGLLESLEELRLIDLPRLVHVWNKDPQGILSFRNLTLLKVENCSSLTNIFTLSMASGLVNLKHLELKRCNLVEHIITKESEEEIAKDNTIFPSMESMSLECLPNLSSFYSASDVLKCPSLKRIEMVGCPNMELLASKFCKEHDLSMIAEGNGERIAASSGGKVVIPSLEELRVECNTIKNLCSQTSQADFLCGLKGIELTCISSDSTLLPSQFFESLPILEKLVLSDASFEDIIFCEEIIGEEIHPQLLVKLKELSLSKLPRLKHLRDTKLLSVFQSLETLNVMECGRLQVLVAFSVSFQNLTALQVSNCQGLVNLLSSSTARSLERLEKMKIEKCELIQEVIVAKVDKEEEENEICFSRLKCLELQRLPSLSSFCSGNLTFSFPSMEEVIIVECPNVKIFAQEVSTPQLWRVQTGPRIYEWEWEGSLNNTIQALFMEMKAEDTGIGQCSYG, translated from the exons atggttcttgatatctttatctccatcttctctGAGTTCATTAAAGAACCCATCATGGAATTTGTTGTTGTCCCAATCAAACGACATATCAGCTACCCTTTCACCTACAAGAGCAAGGTTGAGAAACTCCATCATGAGTCTGAGAAATTGAAGAACAGAACAGTCAAGTTGCAGCAAGCTGTTGAGGAGGCTACAAGGAAAGGGGAAGAGATCTATGAAAGTGTCAACAAGTGGCTGAACGACGCAGGCAAAGCTATTGAAGAAGCTGAGGAATGTATCAAAGGCAAAGAACCAGCGAAAAAGAGGTGTTTCGTTGGATTATGTCCTGATTTGAAGACACGCTACCAGCTTAGCAAGAAAGCAGAGAAGAAAGCTCTGGCAATTCATGAGCTGGCGAATGAAGGCGACCTTGATTCAATTTCCTTCCGTCCCACTCTACAGCAGATAGTTGCCCCGTCAGTTTACGCTCGTGAGGGCTTGAATTCAAGAGAGTTGTTCTTGGAGAAAGTTATGGATGCACTATTAGATCCAGATCTTAATATGATCGGGGTGTATGGACTTGGAGGTGTGGGTAAGACCACCCTAGCAAAACAGGTCCACAGAAAAGCTCTGGAAGGGAAGCTATTCGGCGTCGTCGCTATGGTTGCTGTAGGTCAAACACCAGAACTCCGAAGAATTCAATCGGAGATCGCTGATATCCTGGGCTTGGAATTTAAGTCGGAGGAAATACCTGGAAGAGCTAATCGGCTATATGAGAGGTTGAAGAAAGAGTTGGAGAAAGAGAAGACAGAGttggagaaagagaagaaggtaCTTATAATTCTTGATGATGTTTGGAAAAAACTTGATTTAAATGCCGTAGGAATTCCCTTTGGAGATGGTTTCAAAGGATGCAAAATACTTCTCACCTCAAGGAGACAAGATGTGTTATCTCGCGAGATGGGCACACAGCAAGAATTCAAGCTCGACGTTCTACAGGACGAAGAGGCCCGGAGTTTGTTTGAAATAACTGTAGCAGGTGCTAAAGATTCAGAATTGCCCCCTATCGCCGCGGAAATTGCTAAAAAATGTGCAGGATTGCCTCTTCTACTGCTCACAGTGGCGACAGACTTGAGAAACAGAGAGTTGTACGCGTGGAATGATAAGCTCAATCAGCTATCCGAGTTTGACAACGAAGAAATATATTCGAAAGTGCACGCGATTCTGGAGTCAAGCTACAATAATTTGTGTAGCAATGAAGTCAAGTCGTTTTTCTTTCTCTGTGGTCTGATAGGACAATCTAATATTGAAATCCAGTCCTTGCTGAAATATGTTATGGGTCTTAGTTTATTCAAGAACATTTCCACTGTCCAGGGAGCAAGAAACAAAGTATATAGTTTGATTGATACCCTTAAAGCGCAGAGCTTATTGCTAGATGGCGACATGTATGGATTCGTTAAAATTCATGATGTTGTTCGAGATACTGCTCTCAATATTGCATCTAGAGAGCAACATGCGTTTATAGTTACAAGTGGCATGGAATTGGTGAAATTCCCAAATAAGGGTTGCACCAGAATTTCTCTGCCGTATTGTGATATTGAAAATCTCCCCGAAGGATGGGAGTGCCCAAAAGCAGAGGCACTATTCCTTTTCACAGAAGTTTTTTGTTTGGGAATTCCACATCAGTTTTTCAAGGGCATTAGAAACCTGGAAGTAGTGGATTTTACTGGGATCCATTTTGTGTCCCTCCCTTTATCGCTCGCTTTCCTATCCAACCTTCATACCCTTTGCTTGCATCGATGCCAACTGGACGACTTAGCTATCATTGGAGACTTGAAGCAACTACGAGTTCTTAGTTTTGCAAACTCCTACGTTGTTGAGTTGCCCAGACAAATAGAGCAACTGGCTCGACTAAAAGTCTTAGATGTGAGCAATTGTTCCAAACTCAAAATGATTCCAGCAAATGCCTTATCAAAGCTGTCGGAGCTTGAAGAACTGTACATGAGTAACAGCTTTGTTGAGTGGGAGGCCGATGGGAACAATGCAAGCCTTGCTGAGTTGGAAAAGTTGTCTCAGTTGACTACCTCGGAAATGCAAATACTGGATGACAAGATATTGCCAAAACACTTGTTCTCCAATGGCCGCTTGCAGAGCTTCAGAATACTGATAGGGGATAACTGGGACTGGGATGACAACTATAAAACCTCCAGAACGCTGAAACTTAAGCTCAAGACAAGCATTCATTCAGGATACGGGATTAAAGTGCTATTGAGGGAGACTGAAGATTTATGCTTagatgaagtgagggaggctgaGAACTTGTTGTATGATATTGACGGGGACGGCTTTCCAAAATTGAAGCATCTCCGAGTCCAAAATAATCATGCCATTCAACATATCATCAATTCGACGAAGTGGGCCGTATGTGATGCCTTTCCAATTCTAGAGTCcttgattttgaaaaatttgatAAAGTTGGAGAAGATCTATCATGGTCGACTTGCAGCAGgatcttttaataaattagaaattttgCAAGTAAGAAATTGTCAGAAATTGACGTATCTCTTCTCATTATCTGCTGCCAAGTGTCTTTTGCAACTACAGGAAATGAAAGTGAAAGATTGTCCTAGGATGGAAGCTATTGTTATTGATGAAAGTGAAAACAGTAATGAAGTGCTTGAGTTCAATTGCTTGCGCTCTTTGAATTTGCGAAATCTTCCCAATTTTAGAACCTTCCGCAGCAAAATAAAGGCGCCGCCAAAGATTGAAGAATATCTGTCAGAACAGGGGAATAATGCCCATTTATCACTTTTCAACAGAATG GTTTCTTTCCCCAACTTAGATGATCTTCGATTACATTCAGTTAGTTGTGAAAAGATATGGCACGATCaactttctgcaacttcttcaaaATTAGAGAGATTGTCTGTGAATGATTGCAATGAGTTAAAGCATTTATTTACAACTTCAATTGTTAAAAGACTCTTGCAGCTCAAAACACTTCAAATTTATGTTTGTAGTTCCATGGAAGAGATAATACTGATTGAGGAATTTATAGAAGAGGAAGATGAGAGGATGAATCAGATACTCTTCCCTAAATTGGATGAGCTGACACTTCAAAATCTTCCAAATTTGATTAGATTCTGCACTAGATATCAAATTGAATTTCAATCTCTTAGAGACTTGGACATAAGAGGGTGCTATACATTGATGTGCTTGGTCCCCAGTGTCCCTCATACAGGCATGATAGAAAAACAAGATGACAGAGAGATgaatcagaatcagaatcaaaGTGACAATGCTGAAATTCAATCTCTTTTCAATGGAATG GTTAGTTTTCCTAACTTGGAGAGATTGAGTCTCTTCGGAATAAATGAGTTGAAAAGAATATGGCACAGCCCACTTGCAGCAAATTCATTCTTTAAATTGAAATCATTAAATGTTTCTAATTGTCAGAAATTGATGGCTGTTTTTCCATCTAATGTCTTAGAAAGATTCCGAAAAATGGAGGAGTTGCATGTGAGCAATTGTGCTTCATTGCAAGAGATATATCAATTTGAAGGGTTCAATGTTGATGAAGTATTTGAGTTGAGAAGATTATATATAGATGAACTAAGATCGTTGAAGCATGTATGGAGGAAGGATCCACAAGGAGTTTTCagttttcaaaatttgaaatcagTTAGAGTTTCAGATTGCAATGTTCTAAACTATCTGTTTTCAGCCTCCATTACCGAGGGTCTTTTGCAACTTGAAGAGCTTACAATAATTAGGTGTGGGGTTGAGGAGATTATTGCAAAGGCTGAAGATGTGGAACAAGCCCcttattattgttttaaatttcCTCAACTAATATCTCTTGAACTTACAGATCTATCAAAATTAAGGAGTTGGTATCCAGGGATACACATTTCTGAGTTGCAGAAATTGACATGTTTGAATGTTCGTGGTTGTCACAAGCTAATAAAATTCAGTTTCCAAGAAATAGACGAAAAAGGTAGACGACCCCTACTTTTTTTGAAAAAG ATGAGTCCCAACTTGGAGGAATTGACTTTAGAGCACAAGGACTTGATTGCGATACAGCAAGTTCAATTCTTTTCTAAACTCAAAATGCTTACTTTGACCAACTTACACAACAAATCACGCCCTCTCATAATTGGTTTCCTTGAAAGATTATATTCTGTGGAAACAATTTTGGTAGAAGAATATAATGCTTTAGAAGAGTTATTCTCATATGAAGGACTTGccgcagaagaagaagaacatgCCAGGACACTTGCACGAGTGAAAAATTTGAAGCTAGATAGAGTTTATAATTTAAAGCATATATGGGACCCAGACTCCGTACTGAAACCACTTCTTCAGTATCTCGAGACTTTGAGTGTATTTAATTGTGTTAGTTTGATCAACGTAGCACCATCCTCATCATCTTTCCAAAATCTAGCAACTCTTGAAGTGAGGTACTGTGCAGGATTGGCAAACTTGATAACAGCGTCCACAGCCAAGTCCATGGTGCAACTCACCAAAATGACAGTACGAGATTGCGGTATGATGACAGAAATAGTGACCAGCGATGGAGATGATCATACAGAGGATGAGATTATTAATTTCGACAAACTGAAATGTTTGGTACTTGATGGTCTGCCTGGTCTCATCAGCTTTTGCTCCGGCAATAATGCCTTCAATTTTCCGGCTTTAGAAAATGTTACCGTCAATAGATGCTCCCGGATGAAGATTTTCGCTTCCGGACTTCTAAATACACCAAAACTACGAGGAATACTCCTGGAATATCAACAGCGTTGGGAGGGAAACCTTAATGCAACACTAGCGGAAATG GCATTTTGCCAATATTTTAAAGCATCTGAATTTCCTGAGCTCTGGCATGATGGGATGCAAGGGAGACTCTTACGCAATGTAAAAATGCTTGAGGTGGATAAATGTGCAATGTATAACAAAGCTATACCATCCAATGTACTGGTGTTTTTAAACAAGTTGGAAGAGCTTGAGGTGAAAGACTGTGATTCAGCAGAAATAGTATTTGATTTGGAAGGGCTATCTGCAGATGATGGGCTGCTTCCCCGACTAAGGAAATTGGAATTAACAAGTCTGCCAATGTTGAGACATTTATGGAACAAGGATCCCAGAGGAATTTTAGAATTCAAGAACCTAAAGTGGCTTCATGTTGGAAACTGTAGCAGCTTGAAGTATATTTTTACCTGGTCGATGGCATCGGGTCTTTTGCAACTTGAAGAGATAGAAATATACAATTGTAAGATGATTGAAGGAATcatagaaaatgaggaagcagctGATAAGATAATATTATTGCCTTCATTGAAATCTGTAGTCCTTAAATATTTGCCTAGATTTTCCAAATTGTGTTCAGGATGGAGTAATGTGGAATGTCCATTGTTGGAAGAGATGAGCATACATGAATGTCCAAGTTTAAAGAATATCTTTGCCACACAGACACTAGTGAACACAATTGATGAGTTTCATACACCTTTTCTTAATAAG ATGTTTCCAAATTTGGAAAAGTTTTCGTTAGACAAGAAGTCTACCATAACCATACTTGGATTTCAATTTCCAACATGCTTCTTTTCCAAAGTAAAAGTTCTTAAATTGAGTTTCTTTCTAAACAAATATCATGTTCCTCTGTTTAGTTTACTTCCAATATTCCCCAATCTCCAAAGACTTGAAGTTCTTGATTCTTCTCTCGACGAGCTACTTCCATTTGAAGAACTGGGTGGTGACCAAGAAGATATCACTACAATTCCACGTATAagagatttaaagcttaaaaatcttccTGATTTAAAGCATATATGGAATCCAGATGGCCAACTGCATGACCCATTAATTCAGTCTCTTGAGACTTTTGAGATAGAGTCTTGTGGAAATTTGATTGTTTTAGCACCATCCTCTGTGTCTTTGAGAAATCTGAAAACTCTCAAAGTATATAGATGCAACACATTGGCAAATATTTTTACATCAGCCGCAGCCAAAAGTATGGTACTACTTGAGACATTGATTGTAAGATCTTGCAATATGTTGACCAAAATAATAGGAGGTGTTCAAGAGGATGGATCAACTGATGAGATTGTTTTCAGTAAGATGAAAACATTAGAACTTGAAGATTTACAGAACCTCAAATGCTTCTGCTTGGGCAGTTACTCTTTCAAATTCCCATCTTTAGAACAAGTGGATGTTTTCAGATGCCCCAAGTTGAGGACTTTCACTGTCCGCCAGCTGAGCGCACCAAAGATACATGGTGTATTCACAGGCAACAGATTCAAAAGAACATTTCATTGGGAAGGCGATCTCAATGCGACCATTGAACAGATTTACATGAAATAT ATTGGATTTAAAGGGATATATGATATTCAACTCTCCAACTTTCCCATGCTGAAAGAAAAATGGCATGGCCAATTTCCATTCGAGAACTTGGAGTACTTGAGAAAATTGATGGTGGACCAGTGTGCATTTTTCTCAATTGCCATATCATCAAATCTACTAAAGCGCTTGTCCTGGTTAAATAAGCTGGCTGTAGAAAGATGTGACTCTATGGAAGAGCTGTTTGAATTAGAATGGCTAAATGCTGATGAAGGTGATGTTGGGTTATTGGAGTCTCTAGAAGAATTGAGGTTAATTGATTTGCCTAGATTGGTGCATGTGTGGAACAAGGATCCTCAAGGAATTTTGAGCTTTAGAAACCTAACATTGTTGAAAGTTGAGAATTGTAGCAgcttgactaatatttttactcTGTCCATGGCTTCGGGTCTTGTAAACCTCAAACATTTGGAATTGAAAAGATGTAATTTGGTGGAACATATCATCACAAAAGAATCAGAAGAGGAAATAGCAAAGGATAATACCATATTTCCATCAATGGAGTCCATGAGTCTAGAGTGTTTGCCTAATTTGTCAAGTTTTTATTCTGCAAGCGATGTTCTGAAATGCCCATCCTTGAAAAGAATTGAGATGGTTGGCTGTCCAAACATGGAGCTATTAGCTTCTAAATTTTGCAAAGAACATGATCTAAGCATGATTGCTGAGGGAAATGGAGAAAGAATTGCAGCCTCTTCTGGCGGGAAG GTTGTCATCCCAAGTTTAGAAGAATTAAGAGTGGAATGTAACACCATAAAGAATCTGTGTTCTCAAACATCTCAAGCTGATTTCTTGTGTGGGCTGAAAGGTATTGAGTTGACATGTATTTCTAGTGACTCTACACTTTTGCCATCTCAGTTCTTTGAAAGTTTACCCATTCTGGAAAAGCTTGTTCTGAGTGATGCTTCTTTCGAAGATATCATTTTCTGTGAAGAGATTATTGGCGAGGAAATACATCCTCAATTACTTGTGAAATTGAAAGAACTAAGTTTGTCTAAACTGCCAAGGCTCAAGCATCTCAGGGATACCAAACTACTCTCAGTTTTCCAATCTCTGGAGACTTTAAATGTAATGGAATGTGGTAGATTGCAAGTGTTAGTGGCATTCTCtgtttcttttcaaaatttaacaGCGCTGCAGGTATCAAATTGCCAAGGTCTAGTAAATTTGTTGTCTTCTTCAACAgcgagaagtcttgaacgacTTGAAAAAATGAAGATAGAGAAATGTGAACTGATACAAGAAGTCATAGTGGCTAAAGtagataaagaagaagaagagaatgagATTTGCTTCAGCCGACTAAAATGTTTGGAACTTCAACGTCTACCAAGCCTCTCTAGCTTCTGCTCTGGGAATTTGACCTTCAGTTTCCCATCTATGGAAGAAGTGATCATTGTAGAATGCCCCAATGTAAAGATTTTTGCTCAAGAAGTAAGCACGCCGCAGCTGTGGAGAGTTCAAACAGGACCACGTATATATGAATGGGAATGGGAAGGCAGCCTTAATAACACCATTCAAGCATTATTTATGGAAATG AAAGCTGAAGATACGGGGATAGGCCAATGTTCATATGGGTGA